From one Thalassobaculum sp. OXR-137 genomic stretch:
- a CDS encoding TldD/PmbA family protein has product MTDLSPHDLLDDLLTRAKRAGADAADAIFAQGVSQSVSQRLGKPEAVERSEGKDLGLRVFVGQRQAVVSTTDLKGDALDDMIERAIAMARVAPEDPYAGLADPAQIAKDWPQIEMFDPTEPSADTLVERARMAEDAARAVAGVTNSEGAEAGFGVTDVTLAATNGFTGAYKRSSYSLSVSVIAGTGQKMERDYDYSAKVFDADLDDPEEVGRRAGERAVRRLNPRRPKTCRVPVIMEPRAARSMLGYLASAISGSAIARGTSFLKDSMGAQLFRPEIQIHDDPHRPRGFRSKPFDAEGLATRPRAVIDNGRLTSWTLDLATARQLGLESTASASRSTGGTPGPSVSNLYLAAGTVSPEDMIKDIESGFLVTEMMGTSVNLVTGDYSRGAAGYWIENGEITFPVSEMTIGGHLKEMFASLLPADDLEFKYGMDSPTIRIEGLLVGGGEG; this is encoded by the coding sequence ATGACCGATCTTTCGCCGCATGATCTGCTCGACGATCTCCTGACCCGGGCGAAGCGGGCCGGAGCGGATGCCGCGGACGCGATCTTCGCCCAGGGCGTGTCGCAGTCGGTGTCGCAGCGCCTCGGCAAGCCGGAGGCGGTGGAGCGCTCCGAAGGCAAGGATCTCGGCCTGCGGGTCTTCGTCGGGCAGCGCCAGGCGGTGGTCTCCACCACCGACCTCAAGGGCGATGCCCTGGACGACATGATCGAGCGCGCCATCGCCATGGCCAGGGTGGCACCGGAGGATCCGTATGCCGGCCTCGCCGATCCGGCGCAGATCGCCAAAGACTGGCCGCAGATCGAGATGTTCGACCCGACCGAGCCGAGCGCCGACACCCTGGTCGAACGCGCCCGCATGGCCGAGGACGCCGCCCGGGCCGTCGCCGGCGTGACCAATTCCGAAGGGGCCGAGGCCGGGTTCGGCGTGACCGACGTCACCCTGGCCGCGACCAACGGCTTCACCGGCGCCTACAAACGGTCGAGTTATTCGTTGAGCGTGTCGGTCATCGCCGGCACCGGCCAGAAGATGGAGCGCGACTACGACTACAGCGCCAAGGTGTTCGACGCCGACCTGGACGACCCGGAAGAGGTCGGCCGCCGGGCCGGCGAGCGCGCCGTGCGCCGCCTGAACCCGCGCCGGCCGAAGACCTGCCGCGTGCCGGTGATCATGGAGCCGCGGGCCGCCCGCTCGATGCTCGGCTATCTCGCCTCCGCCATCAGCGGCTCGGCGATCGCCCGGGGCACCAGCTTCCTGAAGGACTCCATGGGCGCCCAGCTGTTCCGCCCGGAGATCCAGATCCACGACGACCCGCACCGGCCGCGCGGCTTTCGCTCCAAGCCGTTCGACGCCGAGGGCCTGGCGACCCGCCCGCGGGCGGTGATCGACAACGGCCGGCTGACGAGCTGGACTCTGGACCTCGCCACCGCCCGCCAGCTCGGGCTGGAGAGCACCGCCAGCGCCTCGCGCAGCACCGGCGGAACACCCGGGCCGAGCGTCAGCAACCTGTATCTGGCCGCCGGCACGGTCTCGCCGGAAGACATGATCAAGGACATCGAGAGCGGGTTTCTCGTCACCGAGATGATGGGCACCAGCGTCAATCTGGTCACCGGCGATTACAGCCGGGGGGCGGCCGGTTACTGGATCGAGAACGGCGAGATCACCTTCCCGGTCTCCGAGATGACCATCGGCGGTCACCTGAAGGAGATGTTCGCCTCCCTGCTCCCGGCGGACGACCTGGAATTCAAATACGGCATGGACAGCCCGACCATCCGGATCGAGGGGCTGCTGGTGGGCGGCGGCGAGGGCTGA
- a CDS encoding M24 family metallopeptidase: protein MGLDMERLKRIENGEKVQGTFSEAEMTRRQAGLRAILSEHGLDAAILTSYHGINYYTDFLYTRFGRRYACVVTPDAVTTVSANIDAGQPWRRTVGQNVVYTDWRRDNWFHALQTLLPDARRIGIEYDHVDLDTRRLLGEAFPAAEFSDIASASMRQRMTKSAEEIALIREGARIADVGGAACAEAVGVGVPEHEVALHSTQAMVREIAKSMPHAELMDTWTWFQSGINTDGAHNPVTSRRIQAGDILSLNCFPMIAGYYTALERTLFCKTVSDAHRRYWDINLEVYYAGLELMRPGNRCCDIANALNEIYARHGVLENRTFGYGHSFGVLSHYYGREAGLELREDVETVLEPGMVVSMEPMITIPEGQPGAGGYREHDILIITEDGAENITGFPVGPEKNVLG from the coding sequence ATGGGGTTGGATATGGAGCGCCTGAAGCGGATTGAGAATGGGGAGAAGGTTCAGGGGACCTTCTCGGAAGCCGAAATGACCCGGCGGCAGGCCGGATTGCGGGCGATCCTGTCGGAGCACGGGCTCGATGCGGCGATCCTGACCTCCTATCACGGCATCAACTACTACACCGACTTCCTCTACACCCGGTTCGGCCGGCGCTATGCCTGCGTCGTCACGCCGGATGCGGTGACCACCGTCAGCGCCAATATCGACGCCGGCCAGCCCTGGCGGCGCACCGTGGGCCAGAACGTGGTCTATACCGACTGGCGCCGGGACAACTGGTTCCACGCGCTGCAGACCCTGCTGCCGGACGCCAGGCGCATCGGCATCGAATACGACCATGTGGACCTGGACACCCGCCGGCTGCTCGGCGAGGCGTTTCCGGCGGCGGAGTTCTCCGATATCGCGTCGGCGTCCATGCGCCAGCGCATGACCAAGTCGGCGGAGGAGATCGCCCTGATCCGCGAAGGGGCGCGGATCGCCGATGTGGGCGGGGCCGCCTGTGCCGAAGCGGTCGGCGTCGGCGTGCCGGAGCACGAGGTCGCCCTGCATTCGACCCAGGCGATGGTGCGCGAGATCGCGAAGTCCATGCCTCATGCGGAGCTGATGGACACCTGGACCTGGTTCCAGTCCGGCATCAACACCGACGGCGCCCACAACCCGGTCACCTCCCGGCGCATCCAGGCGGGCGACATCCTGTCGCTGAACTGCTTCCCGATGATCGCCGGCTACTACACCGCGCTGGAGCGGACGCTGTTCTGCAAGACCGTCTCCGACGCCCACCGGCGCTACTGGGACATCAATCTGGAGGTCTATTACGCCGGGCTGGAGCTGATGCGGCCAGGCAACCGCTGCTGCGACATCGCCAACGCGCTCAACGAGATCTACGCCCGCCACGGGGTGCTGGAGAACCGGACCTTCGGCTACGGTCATTCCTTTGGCGTGCTCTCCCACTATTACGGCCGCGAGGCCGGGCTGGAGCTGCGCGAGGACGTGGAGACGGTGCTGGAGCCGGGCATGGTGGTGTCGATGGAGCCGATGATCACGATTCCCGAGGGACAGCCGGGGGCCGGCGGCTACCGCGAGCACGACATCCTTATCATCACCGAGGACGGGGCGGAGAACATCACCGGCTTCCCGGTGGGGCCGGAGAAGAACGTGCTGGGGTG